A portion of the Desulfotignum phosphitoxidans DSM 13687 genome contains these proteins:
- a CDS encoding amino acid ABC transporter permease: MGFDFKYSVMWESVPMLLVGMKLTILITIAGLVIGFVLGALTGLLKISRKLLFRKLAGIYIESIRGTPIMVQVMFIYFGLPMALGMRIHPMVAGIVAIAVNSGAYIAEIVRGAFQSIDPGQTEAGRSIGLTHFQTMYYIIWPQALKRMIPPLGNQFIISLKDTSLLVVVGVGELTRTGQEIIAGNFRAFEVWLTVALMYLVMTLSLSRLLNYFEKKMDINK, encoded by the coding sequence ATGGGTTTTGACTTTAAATACAGTGTCATGTGGGAATCGGTACCAATGCTGCTGGTGGGCATGAAACTCACCATTCTGATCACCATTGCCGGCCTTGTGATCGGTTTTGTCTTAGGGGCTTTGACCGGACTTTTGAAAATCTCCAGGAAGCTTTTGTTCCGCAAGCTGGCAGGGATATACATTGAAAGTATCCGCGGCACCCCCATCATGGTGCAGGTCATGTTTATCTATTTCGGGCTTCCCATGGCCCTGGGAATGCGGATTCATCCCATGGTGGCCGGCATTGTTGCCATTGCCGTCAATTCAGGTGCATATATCGCTGAAATAGTCAGGGGGGCATTTCAATCCATTGATCCCGGACAGACCGAAGCCGGCAGATCCATCGGACTGACCCATTTCCAGACCATGTATTACATTATCTGGCCCCAGGCCCTGAAACGCATGATCCCTCCTTTGGGAAACCAGTTTATTATCAGCCTCAAGGATACCTCTCTTCTGGTGGTGGTGGGGGTCGGCGAACTGACCCGCACCGGTCAGGAGATCATAGCCGGCAATTTCAGGGCCTTTGAAGTGTGGCTGACGGTCGCTCTGATGTATCTTGTGATGACATTGTCTCTGTCACGGCTGCTGAATTATTTTGAAAAAAAGATGGATATCAACAAATGA
- a CDS encoding amino acid ABC transporter ATP-binding protein yields the protein MIKIKNLHKNFGTLEVLKGIDLDISQGEVTVIMGPSGSGKSTLLRCINRLEEITSGTVIVDGQDIMDKNTNINMIRTEAGMVFQQFNLFPHKTTLENVTLGPLKVRKMSGPDAKKLGLQLLEKVGLADKANTYPDHLSGGQKQRVAIARSLALRPKAMLFDEPTSALDPELVGEVLEVMKQLGREGMTMVVVTHEMGFAKEVADRVIFMDDGIIVEENTPKEIFSNPQNLRTQGFLRSIL from the coding sequence ATGATCAAAATCAAAAATTTACATAAAAATTTCGGCACGCTGGAAGTGCTCAAGGGCATCGATCTTGATATTTCCCAGGGCGAAGTAACGGTTATCATGGGACCCAGCGGATCCGGGAAAAGCACACTGTTGCGGTGTATCAACCGGCTGGAGGAGATCACCTCGGGAACCGTTATCGTGGACGGGCAGGATATCATGGACAAAAATACCAATATCAATATGATCCGCACCGAAGCCGGCATGGTATTTCAGCAGTTCAACCTGTTTCCCCATAAGACCACCCTGGAAAATGTCACCCTGGGCCCTTTGAAGGTCCGCAAAATGTCCGGACCGGATGCAAAAAAACTGGGCCTGCAGCTGCTGGAAAAAGTGGGCCTGGCTGATAAGGCAAATACCTATCCCGACCACTTGAGCGGGGGGCAAAAACAGCGGGTGGCCATTGCACGGTCCCTTGCCCTGCGTCCCAAAGCCATGCTGTTTGATGAACCCACCAGTGCCCTGGACCCGGAACTGGTGGGAGAGGTTCTCGAAGTGATGAAGCAGCTGGGCCGGGAGGGAATGACAATGGTGGTGGTGACCCATGAAATGGGATTTGCAAAAGAAGTGGCCGACCGGGTCATTTTCATGGATGATGGAATCATTGTCGAAGAAAATACCCCCAAAGAGATTTTTTCCAACCCCCAAAACCTCCGCACACAGGGATTTTTGCGAAGTATTCTTTAA
- a CDS encoding M20 metallopeptidase family protein: protein MEIKQHIENLTPEIIAMRRDFHQHPELGFQEFRTRDQVKHFLTKTGIPVKEMAKTGVVGLLKGDRPGRTILLRADMDALPVTEETGLAWQSAKKGVMHACGHDGHIAMLLGAAKVLSELKSRISGQIKFVFQPNEEDAGAWLMIKEGVMENPPVDAAFGCHLWSQIDTGTIDIRPGPVMAASHYFSLTIKGKGGHAGFAHESIDPIFVSSAVIQAVQAVQSREINALDPVVVMFTSAHAGTGSNTIVPDEMTLQGSLRVLYEGGEQDIRKRFERIVAHTCHAHRADYHLAFKVGNHLLSNDDAMVSLVRAAAREVTDAPNRVTGTVRTMAGEDFSDFATRVPAAFAFIGIKNTAKGIVFPHHHPKFDIDEAMLSKGTELYVRTALAYLAKAGI from the coding sequence ATGGAAATCAAACAGCACATTGAAAACCTGACACCTGAAATCATTGCCATGCGGCGGGATTTTCACCAGCACCCGGAACTGGGTTTCCAGGAGTTTCGCACCAGGGACCAGGTAAAACATTTTTTGACAAAAACCGGAATACCGGTTAAAGAGATGGCAAAAACCGGTGTTGTGGGACTGCTTAAAGGGGACAGGCCCGGCAGAACCATTCTGCTCCGGGCAGACATGGATGCCCTGCCGGTGACAGAAGAGACCGGCCTTGCCTGGCAGTCAGCAAAAAAAGGGGTGATGCATGCCTGCGGCCATGACGGCCACATTGCCATGCTGCTGGGGGCAGCCAAGGTGCTCAGTGAGCTCAAATCCCGTATCAGCGGCCAAATTAAATTTGTTTTCCAGCCCAATGAAGAAGATGCCGGCGCCTGGCTCATGATCAAAGAGGGGGTTATGGAAAATCCCCCTGTGGACGCTGCATTCGGATGCCATCTGTGGTCCCAGATTGATACCGGTACCATCGACATCCGGCCGGGACCGGTGATGGCTGCCAGCCATTACTTTTCCCTGACCATAAAGGGAAAAGGCGGGCATGCCGGATTTGCCCATGAATCCATCGACCCGATCTTTGTTTCATCCGCTGTTATCCAGGCGGTCCAGGCAGTTCAATCCAGGGAGATCAATGCCCTGGACCCGGTGGTGGTCATGTTCACTTCTGCCCATGCCGGCACCGGCAGCAATACCATTGTCCCTGATGAAATGACGCTGCAAGGCTCTTTGCGGGTACTTTATGAGGGAGGTGAACAAGACATCAGAAAACGGTTTGAGCGGATTGTTGCACATACCTGCCATGCCCACCGGGCGGATTACCATCTTGCATTCAAAGTGGGCAATCACCTGCTGTCAAATGATGATGCCATGGTGTCCCTTGTCAGGGCTGCAGCCAGGGAGGTGACAGATGCCCCAAACCGCGTGACAGGGACTGTCCGGACCATGGCAGGGGAAGATTTTTCCGATTTTGCAACCCGTGTACCGGCGGCATTTGCATTCATCGGTATAAAAAACACGGCAAAAGGGATTGTCTTTCCCCATCACCACCCAAAATTCGACATTGATGAGGCCATGCTGTCCAAAGGAACAGAGCTGTATGTACGCACCGCCCTCGCCTATCTGGCAAAAGCAGGAATATAG
- a CDS encoding IclR family transcriptional regulator, whose product MTKKKYYNIASLEKGVRMLELLAAHGELSVSEAARLMDTNRAGSHRFISTLKDLGYVEKNSSNKYQPTLKIMALAQKVADRFEIRRMAKPHMHRLSILYKETINLGLFKNQEIIHIDKIDSLEVLRMDSALGDKAPAYCTGLGKSILAFLPDHELDHYLNTVDRRPLAPNTITDKDEFLQELSRIRQNGFAIDDEEMTIGLRCIAAPIFDHNHYPAYAVSISGPAMRLTHRALEEIKPQILKVSEDLSHKMGS is encoded by the coding sequence ATGACAAAAAAAAAATACTACAACATCGCCTCCCTTGAAAAAGGCGTCCGGATGCTGGAGCTCCTGGCGGCCCACGGGGAGTTGAGCGTGAGTGAGGCAGCCCGGCTCATGGACACCAACCGGGCCGGCAGCCACCGGTTCATCTCCACCCTCAAGGACCTGGGGTATGTGGAAAAAAACAGCAGCAACAAGTACCAGCCCACCTTGAAGATCATGGCCCTGGCCCAGAAGGTGGCGGACCGGTTCGAGATCCGGCGCATGGCCAAACCCCATATGCACCGGCTGTCCATACTGTACAAGGAAACCATCAACCTGGGGCTGTTCAAGAACCAGGAAATCATCCACATCGACAAGATCGACAGCCTGGAGGTGCTCCGGATGGATTCGGCCTTAGGGGACAAGGCCCCGGCCTACTGCACCGGACTGGGAAAATCCATTTTAGCCTTTCTGCCGGACCATGAACTGGATCACTATCTGAACACGGTGGACCGACGGCCCCTGGCCCCCAACACCATCACGGACAAGGATGAGTTCCTCCAGGAGCTGTCCCGGATCCGCCAAAACGGCTTTGCCATAGATGATGAAGAGATGACCATCGGGCTGCGCTGCATTGCGGCCCCTATTTTTGATCACAACCATTATCCTGCCTATGCCGTCAGCATTTCAGGACCGGCCATGCGCCTGACCCACCGGGCTCTGGAAGAAATAAAACCCCAGATTCTCAAGGTGTCTGAAGACCTGTCCCATAAAATGGGCAGTTGA
- the panB gene encoding 3-methyl-2-oxobutanoate hydroxymethyltransferase encodes MKKKKLTRWDLQNKKQAGEKVVWITAYDYWNATFAEAAGMDMILVGDSLGMCVYGYEGTVPVTMDQCIVHSEAVRRGAANTFIIGDMPFLSYQVSVPDAVRNAGRFHKEAGVDAIKLEGGKRVCPQIQAIADGGMLVMGHIGLTPQSSGQLGGFKAQGRTAEAAEELISDAKSIQESGAFALLVEAVPPEVCGIIRDTLTIPVYSIGAGITADGQLMISSDVAGVFQAFTPKFVKKYESLGEKTIQAFSAYRQDVLDGNFPAPEHTYKMKEGELAKLKTLLQQG; translated from the coding sequence ATGAAAAAGAAAAAACTGACCCGATGGGACCTGCAGAACAAAAAACAGGCCGGAGAAAAGGTCGTCTGGATCACGGCCTATGATTACTGGAACGCAACCTTTGCCGAAGCCGCAGGCATGGATATGATCCTGGTGGGAGATTCTTTGGGCATGTGTGTATACGGCTATGAAGGTACGGTACCCGTAACCATGGACCAGTGTATTGTCCACAGTGAAGCCGTGCGCCGGGGCGCTGCAAACACATTTATCATCGGCGACATGCCGTTTTTGTCCTACCAGGTCAGTGTGCCGGATGCGGTGCGCAATGCCGGCCGGTTTCACAAGGAGGCCGGTGTGGATGCCATCAAACTGGAAGGCGGCAAGCGGGTATGTCCCCAGATTCAGGCCATTGCCGACGGCGGTATGCTGGTCATGGGCCATATCGGCCTCACCCCCCAGAGTTCCGGTCAGCTGGGGGGATTCAAGGCCCAGGGCAGAACCGCTGAAGCTGCCGAAGAACTCATCTCCGATGCCAAATCGATCCAGGAATCCGGGGCCTTTGCCCTGCTGGTGGAAGCTGTTCCCCCGGAGGTGTGCGGGATCATCAGAGACACATTGACCATTCCTGTGTACAGTATCGGAGCCGGTATTACGGCTGACGGCCAGCTCATGATCTCATCCGATGTGGCAGGGGTGTTCCAGGCATTCACCCCCAAATTTGTCAAAAAATATGAAAGCCTGGGGGAAAAAACCATCCAGGCATTTTCCGCGTACAGACAGGATGTGCTGGATGGCAATTTTCCGGCACCGGAACATACCTATAAAATGAAAGAAGGCGAACTGGCCAAACTCAAAACCCTTTTACAGCAAGGATAA
- a CDS encoding pyridoxal phosphate-dependent aminotransferase: MDIEKLFAARNQGVEWSGIRIMFAMADKIDGVVNLGIGQPDFDTPEHIRDAAKSALDQGFTRYPPASGFADLRQAVAKKLAKENKIQADPDSEIFISVGAMQGIFNIMLHLLNKGDEVLVVDPGYDYYSQIRLFGGVPVRIAAREENRFKIDPKEVAQAITPRTKAFILNTPSNPTGAIFDRDILEQVAAICQKHGIIVISDEPYEHILFDGNNHVSIGSLDGMQDLTVSIFTLSKSYAMTGWRVGYVAAHKAIVAEMEKLMEHMVSGVTSVAQRAALAAIEGSQDCVKQMVERYAKRRDLLINGLNRIQGISCIKPESTFYAFPNISSFGMSSWEFARHMVENHKVAMVPGSIFGENGEGYVRISFATSSANLEEALKRIEKGVPK, from the coding sequence ATGGATATAGAAAAATTATTTGCAGCAAGAAACCAGGGGGTGGAATGGTCCGGCATCCGCATCATGTTTGCCATGGCAGACAAGATCGACGGTGTGGTGAACTTGGGGATCGGTCAGCCGGATTTCGACACCCCGGAACATATCAGGGATGCGGCCAAATCCGCTTTGGACCAGGGATTCACGCGATACCCCCCGGCCAGCGGATTTGCAGATCTCAGACAAGCAGTGGCAAAAAAACTGGCCAAAGAAAACAAGATCCAGGCAGACCCGGATTCGGAAATCTTTATCTCTGTAGGCGCCATGCAGGGGATCTTCAACATCATGCTCCATCTGCTGAACAAAGGGGATGAGGTACTGGTGGTGGATCCGGGATATGACTACTACTCCCAGATCCGGCTGTTCGGCGGGGTGCCGGTGCGCATTGCCGCCAGAGAAGAAAACCGATTCAAGATAGACCCCAAAGAGGTGGCACAGGCCATCACGCCCAGAACCAAGGCGTTTATCCTCAACACCCCGTCCAACCCCACGGGCGCCATCTTTGACAGGGATATCCTGGAGCAGGTGGCCGCCATCTGCCAGAAACATGGAATTATTGTCATTTCCGACGAACCCTATGAGCACATCCTGTTTGACGGCAACAACCATGTTTCCATCGGCAGCCTGGACGGGATGCAGGATCTCACGGTTTCCATCTTTACTTTGTCCAAATCCTATGCCATGACCGGCTGGCGGGTGGGATATGTGGCAGCCCATAAAGCCATTGTCGCAGAGATGGAAAAGCTCATGGAACATATGGTCTCCGGGGTCACCAGTGTGGCCCAGCGGGCCGCCCTGGCCGCCATTGAAGGATCCCAGGACTGTGTCAAACAGATGGTGGAAAGGTATGCGAAACGCAGAGATCTTCTGATCAACGGTTTGAACCGCATCCAGGGGATCTCCTGCATCAAACCGGAATCCACGTTCTATGCGTTTCCCAACATCTCCTCATTCGGCATGTCCTCCTGGGAATTTGCCCGGCACATGGTGGAAAACCACAAAGTGGCCATGGTGCCGGGATCCATTTTCGGGGAGAACGGCGAAGGATATGTCAGAATCTCCTTTGCCACTAGTTCGGCAAATCTGGAAGAGGCATTGAAACGCATCGAAAAAGGAGTACCCAAATGA
- a CDS encoding M24 family metallopeptidase, translated as MTLFSRTEYMDRIQRTKAAMADRGIGLLVVCDPANMNYLTGYDGWSFYVPQAVLVIDDQEEPVWIGRNMDVNGALHTAFIKKENMIGYPDDYVQSDVKHPMNFVGDVIKQKGWDKKAIGVETDAYYYTARSDAELKKTLGKDTLADGNLLVNWVRIIKSDAEIALMSQAGKIAEKVMATALENLVPGKRECDAVAAVFQAQAAGTPEFGGDYPAIVPMMPTGEKTSAPHLTWTDDPYQADQAVNLELAGCRHRYHCPIARTAFLGPNPPQKLSDLADITVEGLNLTLDTIKPGMTGEDVERVWRKHIAKKGFEKESRIGYSMGLNYPPDWGEHTASLRPGDKTILAPGMTFHMILGMWMDNFGFECSESFRVTKTGAKTFARFDRKLFVID; from the coding sequence ATGACCCTGTTTTCCCGCACGGAATATATGGACCGCATCCAACGGACCAAGGCCGCCATGGCAGACCGGGGCATCGGACTGCTGGTGGTGTGTGATCCGGCCAACATGAACTATCTCACGGGATATGACGGCTGGTCCTTTTATGTGCCCCAGGCCGTCCTGGTGATCGATGACCAGGAGGAACCCGTATGGATCGGCCGGAACATGGATGTCAACGGGGCCTTGCATACCGCGTTTATCAAAAAAGAAAACATGATCGGATACCCGGATGACTATGTCCAGTCAGATGTCAAACATCCCATGAACTTTGTGGGAGATGTCATCAAACAAAAAGGATGGGACAAAAAAGCCATTGGTGTGGAAACCGATGCCTATTACTACACGGCCCGAAGTGATGCGGAACTGAAAAAAACCCTGGGAAAAGACACCCTGGCAGACGGCAACCTCCTGGTGAACTGGGTGCGCATCATCAAGTCGGACGCAGAAATCGCCCTGATGAGCCAAGCCGGGAAAATTGCGGAAAAGGTGATGGCCACGGCTTTGGAAAACCTGGTGCCCGGCAAAAGAGAATGCGATGCCGTGGCAGCGGTATTCCAGGCCCAGGCAGCGGGAACGCCCGAATTCGGCGGGGATTATCCGGCCATCGTACCCATGATGCCCACGGGAGAAAAAACCTCGGCCCCCCACCTGACCTGGACGGATGATCCCTACCAGGCCGACCAGGCCGTGAACCTGGAGCTGGCCGGGTGCCGGCACCGGTACCACTGCCCCATCGCCCGCACCGCGTTTCTGGGACCCAACCCGCCCCAAAAACTGTCGGATCTGGCCGACATCACCGTGGAAGGGTTGAACCTGACCCTGGACACCATCAAACCGGGCATGACCGGCGAAGATGTCGAGCGGGTATGGCGCAAGCATATCGCCAAAAAAGGGTTTGAGAAAGAATCCCGCATCGGCTATTCCATGGGCCTGAACTATCCGCCGGACTGGGGGGAACACACGGCCAGCCTGCGGCCCGGAGACAAAACAATACTGGCACCGGGCATGACCTTTCACATGATTTTAGGCATGTGGATGGACAATTTCGGGTTTGAATGCTCGGAATCCTTCCGGGTCACAAAAACCGGGGCCAAAACCTTTGCCAGGTTTGACCGCAAACTGTTTGTCATCGACTGA
- a CDS encoding M20 metallopeptidase family protein: MNPAPANQAELDRQIKALEPEVIRLYRHFHQYPELGFKEFRTAEFIETYLADLGLDPFRSAGTGVAAVLDSGNPGPTLMLRADMDALPVTEAAGLDFASKNPGVMHACGHDAHMAMLLAAARVLTDHGTVLKGKIKLVFQPNEEAAGAIYMIEEGIMENPKVDAAMGIHIWSQIPSGQVGISAGTVMGGLDVFKLRIKGKGGHTGYPHQAVDPVIAAAGVIQGVQAIQTREMDAREPTIIMFGRLNAGEKANIIPEHADLEGTIRFLTALPEHSPDNPTQKFIRICEHICDAHRCTCAIDINHENIPLVNDEHMVKMARRTAARVFGSLDAVVESRYIASEDFSEFSSRVPGVFLFLGCADPAKGTDVSHHHPAFAIDESVLTKGVALHVHGALTFLNQT, encoded by the coding sequence ATGAACCCAGCCCCGGCCAATCAGGCAGAACTAGACCGGCAGATCAAGGCACTGGAACCGGAAGTGATCCGGCTGTACCGGCACTTTCACCAGTATCCGGAACTGGGGTTTAAGGAATTCAGAACCGCTGAATTCATTGAAACCTATCTGGCGGATCTGGGACTGGACCCGTTCCGGTCGGCCGGCACGGGTGTGGCCGCCGTGCTGGATTCAGGCAATCCCGGGCCCACGCTCATGCTCAGAGCCGACATGGATGCCCTGCCCGTGACCGAAGCCGCGGGTCTGGATTTTGCCTCGAAAAACCCTGGGGTGATGCACGCCTGCGGCCACGACGCCCACATGGCCATGCTGCTGGCAGCGGCCCGGGTTCTGACAGACCACGGCACCGTGTTAAAAGGAAAGATCAAGCTGGTTTTCCAGCCCAACGAAGAAGCCGCCGGGGCCATTTACATGATCGAAGAAGGCATCATGGAAAACCCGAAAGTGGACGCAGCCATGGGGATTCATATCTGGAGCCAGATTCCTTCGGGACAGGTGGGCATTTCCGCCGGCACGGTCATGGGCGGCCTGGATGTATTTAAACTCAGAATCAAAGGCAAAGGCGGCCACACGGGCTATCCCCATCAGGCCGTGGATCCGGTGATTGCCGCCGCCGGAGTCATCCAGGGGGTCCAGGCGATTCAGACCCGGGAAATGGATGCCAGAGAACCCACCATTATCATGTTCGGCAGACTGAACGCCGGGGAAAAAGCCAACATCATCCCGGAACATGCGGATCTGGAAGGCACTATCCGGTTTCTGACGGCCCTGCCCGAACACAGCCCGGACAATCCCACCCAGAAGTTCATCCGCATCTGTGAGCACATCTGTGACGCCCACCGGTGTACCTGTGCCATTGATATCAATCATGAAAACATTCCCCTGGTCAATGATGAGCACATGGTGAAGATGGCCCGGCGGACCGCAGCCAGGGTATTTGGATCTTTAGATGCCGTGGTGGAATCCCGGTATATCGCCAGCGAGGATTTCAGTGAATTTTCATCCCGGGTACCCGGCGTGTTTTTGTTTCTGGGATGCGCCGACCCGGCAAAGGGCACGGATGTGTCCCATCATCACCCGGCATTTGCCATTGACGAATCCGTTTTAACGAAAGGAGTGGCCTTACATGTTCATGGGGCACTGACGTTTCTGAACCAGACATGA
- the dctP gene encoding TRAP transporter substrate-binding protein DctP, producing the protein MKRTLTKLAVIVFAGIFCLTAAPAFAENYTGKPILAKLASEEIEGDFMTVWANNFSDHMKEWTDGKINITVYPYGTLGALGDINELAQMGVVEYVFSDYAWISAFVPQAQVLALNYIFPTENVPETIDWIVRNGKFFPLLEKAFRDNDLVPLAVMFEGWQWVSSNKKITSLADIKGQKLRVMSSKLLVEDYKAYGAVPTPMDYGEVYSGLQMGLIDGQVNPLFAIYSMKFFEVQKYVTQLKSEPFLGIPTVNKEFFDSLPQNVQDEMKRFWVDAIIPAGNWIMERNASDKEKMLAAKPDLEFNELDDDAIAEFKAAAETVYPKFTEIGGDGADEILEALLADIEAAKAALK; encoded by the coding sequence ATGAAACGAACACTCACCAAACTGGCAGTCATTGTTTTCGCAGGGATATTCTGCCTGACCGCAGCCCCTGCCTTTGCTGAAAACTACACGGGCAAACCCATCCTTGCCAAACTGGCATCTGAAGAGATCGAAGGCGATTTCATGACCGTGTGGGCAAACAATTTTTCCGATCACATGAAAGAATGGACTGACGGCAAGATCAACATTACCGTGTACCCCTACGGCACGCTGGGGGCGCTTGGCGATATCAACGAGCTGGCACAGATGGGGGTGGTGGAATATGTGTTTTCCGATTACGCCTGGATCAGCGCGTTTGTCCCCCAGGCCCAGGTGCTGGCCCTGAACTATATCTTTCCCACAGAAAACGTGCCTGAAACCATTGACTGGATCGTACGCAACGGCAAGTTTTTTCCGCTGCTGGAAAAAGCGTTCCGCGACAATGATCTGGTGCCGCTGGCCGTGATGTTTGAAGGATGGCAATGGGTTTCCTCCAACAAGAAAATCACCTCCCTGGCCGACATCAAGGGCCAGAAACTGCGGGTAATGTCTTCCAAACTCCTGGTGGAGGATTACAAGGCCTATGGCGCCGTGCCCACGCCGATGGATTACGGCGAAGTATACTCCGGTCTGCAGATGGGGCTCATCGACGGCCAGGTCAACCCGCTGTTCGCCATCTACAGCATGAAGTTCTTTGAAGTCCAGAAATACGTCACCCAGCTCAAGAGCGAACCGTTTCTGGGGATTCCCACGGTCAACAAAGAATTTTTCGACAGCCTGCCCCAGAATGTGCAGGACGAGATGAAACGGTTCTGGGTGGATGCCATCATTCCGGCCGGCAACTGGATCATGGAACGAAATGCCTCTGACAAGGAAAAAATGCTGGCCGCCAAACCGGACCTGGAGTTCAATGAACTGGACGATGATGCTATCGCCGAATTCAAAGCAGCTGCTGAAACCGTGTATCCCAAATTCACCGAAATCGGCGGTGACGGGGCCGACGAAATTCTGGAAGCATTGCTGGCGGATATCGAAGCAGCCAAAGCCGCTTTAAAGTAA
- a CDS encoding TRAP transporter small permease produces MDPKQKTRNPLQQLNHNIGVVVNSLEVSILVICVAALAVLLIANVFARTFFSSIYFAEEISRFLVMLITFTGVSYGVRKARHIRMGAFLDAMPPKMEKTFIMIICLISAVVMGIMCIASWEYLTNAMAKGHMTPALRVPKWTFYVIMPIGFGLAAIQYFRTIIKNFTESDPWQSPDQQSEYEDEIIGGPRP; encoded by the coding sequence ATGGACCCAAAGCAGAAAACCCGCAATCCCCTTCAGCAGCTCAATCACAATATCGGTGTGGTGGTCAACAGCCTGGAGGTCTCCATCCTGGTGATCTGCGTGGCTGCCCTGGCCGTTCTGCTCATAGCCAATGTATTTGCCCGCACCTTTTTCTCCAGTATCTATTTTGCCGAAGAGATTTCCCGGTTCCTGGTGATGCTCATCACCTTCACCGGGGTGAGCTATGGCGTGCGAAAGGCCCGGCACATCCGCATGGGCGCGTTTCTGGATGCCATGCCCCCGAAAATGGAAAAAACCTTTATCATGATCATCTGCCTGATCTCCGCCGTGGTCATGGGCATCATGTGCATCGCGTCCTGGGAGTACCTGACCAACGCCATGGCCAAGGGACACATGACCCCGGCCCTGCGGGTCCCCAAATGGACCTTTTACGTGATCATGCCCATCGGTTTCGGCCTGGCCGCCATCCAGTATTTCCGCACCATCATCAAAAATTTCACGGAATCCGACCCCTGGCAGTCCCCGGACCAGCAAAGTGAATACGAAGATGAAATCATCGGAGGGCCCCGACCATGA
- a CDS encoding TRAP transporter large permease, with translation MMMFGISLLIMLLLGFPFMVTLLGSLILYIAVYMPEFAPKMLVTMVQQVIAGVTPPALVCVPMFILSASIITSGESATRLIRMIKVFVGHLPGGLPITTNASCTLFGAVSGSTQATVAAIGGTMRPMLLEAGYKSSFTLGLIINSSDIAFLIPPSIGFIVYGVATSTSIGMLFLAGILPGLMILVMFSIYCYVYSKVTHVGTLPRASMAERIDAVKGGLPVMGFPVIIVGGIYTGILSPTEAAAAAVFYALILEIIVFRSLTRERIIDAFLQTGVITGVVFILVGAGQAFSFLIGFLQLPDQLLPPLFGTDPSMLRVITIVVVVYFVACMFVDPIVAIFILSPVFQPYVVGAGVDPILLGTLVTLQAAIGSATPPFGCDIFTAQLIFRRPYLEVIGHALPFLLILILATVLLITFPQIALFLPNLAMGG, from the coding sequence ATGATGATGTTCGGAATCAGTCTTCTGATCATGCTGTTACTGGGATTTCCCTTTATGGTAACCCTGCTGGGCTCCTTGATCCTCTACATTGCCGTGTATATGCCCGAGTTCGCTCCGAAAATGCTGGTTACCATGGTGCAGCAGGTGATTGCCGGTGTCACCCCGCCGGCCCTGGTTTGCGTACCCATGTTCATCCTGTCCGCCTCCATCATCACTTCCGGAGAATCCGCCACCCGCCTGATCCGCATGATCAAGGTGTTTGTGGGCCATCTGCCCGGGGGGCTGCCCATTACCACCAACGCCTCCTGCACTCTGTTCGGGGCCGTGTCCGGATCCACCCAGGCCACGGTGGCGGCCATCGGCGGCACCATGCGGCCCATGCTCCTGGAGGCCGGTTATAAAAGCTCTTTTACCCTGGGGCTGATTATCAATTCCAGCGACATCGCATTTCTCATCCCCCCCAGCATCGGGTTTATCGTTTACGGGGTCGCCACCTCCACCTCCATCGGCATGCTGTTTCTGGCAGGCATCCTGCCGGGACTCATGATCCTGGTGATGTTTTCCATTTACTGCTATGTGTATTCAAAGGTCACCCACGTGGGCACACTTCCCAGAGCCTCCATGGCCGAACGCATCGATGCCGTCAAAGGAGGCCTGCCCGTCATGGGGTTTCCCGTCATCATCGTAGGCGGCATCTACACGGGTATTTTAAGCCCCACGGAAGCGGCGGCCGCAGCCGTGTTCTACGCCCTGATTTTGGAAATCATTGTGTTCAGAAGCCTGACCCGGGAACGGATCATTGATGCGTTTCTCCAGACCGGCGTGATCACCGGGGTGGTGTTCATCCTGGTGGGGGCCGGCCAGGCATTTTCCTTTCTCATCGGGTTTCTCCAGCTGCCGGACCAGCTGCTGCCGCCTTTGTTCGGCACGGATCCTTCCATGCTGCGGGTGATCACCATTGTGGTGGTGGTATATTTTGTGGCCTGCATGTTTGTGGACCCCATTGTGGCGATCTTCATTTTAAGTCCGGTGTTCCAGCCCTATGTGGTCGGGGCCGGCGTGGATCCCATCCTTTTGGGTACCCTGGTCACCCTTCAGGCCGCCATCGGATCGGCCACCCCGCCATTCGGATGCGACATCTTCACGGCCCAGCTCATTTTCAGACGTCCCTATCTGGAAGTGATCGGCCATGCCCTGCCCTTTCTGCTCATCCTGATTCTGGCAACAGTTCTGCTCATCACTTTTCCCCAGATCGCGCTGTTTCTGCCCAATCTGGCCATGGGGGGATAA